One stretch of Streptomyces sp. 135 DNA includes these proteins:
- a CDS encoding DUF5136 domain-containing protein, with protein MNQLHTPKASRNQETGRLSFMRSVSRGLPAGPRRGGADGTQHTSAVDPTTAPCTFSSVSATRRAALLLASATVLTLSATAPAFADGKPGDDDQPKPPASMSTVGGALLGKPGTQVKLKADAPVLPKDLTARSWIVSDAESGEVLAAHNAHWRLPPASTLKMLFADTVLPKFPKTQKHKVAPSDLEGIGAGSSMVGIKENETYSVHDLWLGVFLRSGNDAVHVLSAMNDGVAQTVKDMQKHAEELQALDTHVVSPDGYDAKNQVSSAYDLTLFARSGLQKKDFREYCATATAQFPGETKKIKKGKDKGKTKRGSFAIQNTNRLLTGDLGLSPYKGIAGVKNGSTTNAGNTFTGVAERDGKVLLVTVMNPSSGEAHAVYKETERLFDWGFKAAGKVEPVGELVAPKGATGAGKGAPGGDGKNSAAANMTHSADGGSGGGMGTALAIAGGVVVVLAGGVFLVRRRMPLPGQAGRGPGQD; from the coding sequence ATGAACCAGCTCCACACCCCGAAGGCGAGCAGGAACCAGGAGACTGGGCGGCTGAGCTTCATGCGTTCAGTATCGCGAGGCCTTCCCGCGGGCCCCCGCCGGGGTGGGGCCGACGGAACACAGCACACCTCGGCGGTGGATCCCACAACCGCGCCCTGTACGTTCTCGTCCGTGTCTGCCACCAGAAGAGCCGCCTTGCTGCTCGCTTCCGCGACCGTGCTGACCCTCTCGGCCACCGCCCCCGCTTTCGCGGACGGCAAGCCGGGTGACGACGACCAGCCGAAGCCGCCCGCCTCGATGTCGACCGTAGGCGGCGCCCTGCTCGGCAAGCCCGGCACCCAGGTGAAGCTCAAGGCGGACGCGCCGGTGCTGCCCAAGGACCTCACGGCGCGCTCCTGGATCGTCTCGGACGCGGAGTCCGGCGAGGTCCTCGCCGCGCACAACGCGCACTGGCGGCTGCCGCCCGCGAGCACGCTCAAGATGCTCTTCGCGGACACGGTCCTGCCGAAGTTCCCCAAGACGCAGAAGCACAAGGTCGCACCCTCCGACCTGGAGGGCATCGGCGCGGGCAGCAGCATGGTCGGCATCAAGGAGAACGAGACGTACTCCGTCCACGACCTGTGGCTCGGCGTCTTCCTGCGCTCCGGCAACGACGCGGTGCACGTCCTGTCCGCGATGAACGACGGCGTCGCACAGACCGTCAAGGACATGCAGAAGCACGCCGAGGAGCTCCAGGCCCTCGACACCCATGTCGTCTCGCCGGACGGTTACGACGCCAAGAACCAGGTCTCCTCGGCGTACGACCTGACGCTGTTCGCCCGCTCCGGGCTTCAGAAGAAGGACTTCAGGGAGTACTGCGCGACGGCCACCGCCCAGTTCCCCGGAGAGACGAAGAAGATCAAGAAGGGCAAGGACAAGGGCAAGACGAAGCGCGGGTCCTTCGCGATCCAGAACACCAACCGGCTGCTCACCGGTGACCTCGGCCTCAGCCCCTACAAGGGCATCGCGGGCGTCAAGAACGGCAGCACCACGAACGCGGGAAACACCTTCACCGGTGTAGCCGAGCGCGACGGCAAGGTCCTCCTTGTCACCGTCATGAACCCCTCCTCCGGAGAGGCCCACGCGGTCTACAAGGAGACCGAACGGCTCTTCGACTGGGGCTTCAAGGCCGCGGGCAAGGTCGAGCCGGTGGGAGAGCTGGTCGCGCCGAAGGGTGCCACGGGCGCCGGCAAGGGCGCACCGGGCGGTGACGGCAAGAACAGCGCCGCCGCGAACATGACGCACTCCGCCGACGGGGGGTCGGGCGGCGGCATGGGCACCGCGCTGGCCATCGCGGGCGGCGTGGTCGTGGTGCTCGCCGGGGGCGTGTTCCTCGTCAGGCGCCGGATGCCGCTGCCCGGTCAGGCCGGCCGGGGTCCGGGTCAGGACTGA
- a CDS encoding metallophosphoesterase, translating into MAVLGVLVGLAVLAAFAALHWYAWRRLVRDTTAGPGRARRAGTVVFVAGPLLMFTALVAGRAGAPFPLQRILAWPGYLWLALSLYLLLALLVGELVRPLLGWWIGRTRSGRETGHSVEGEFGERASVEAAPKEPVSVEAGSEKPVSVEAAPAAPVTPTLTPTPSRRLFVSRVVGGAVAAAAVGTVGYGTYGVLSGPKVKRVTVPLAKLPRGAHGFRIAVVSDVHLGPILGRGFTQRVVDTVNATQPDLIAVVGDLVDGSVEDLGPAAAPLAGLRSRHGAYFVTGNHEYFSGAEQWVDHVRELGLHPLRNARTELPGFDLAGVDDVAGEDEGEGPDFARALGDRDRSRASVLLAHQPVVIHDAVKHGVDLQLSGHTHGGQLWPGNLVADLANPTLAGLERYGDTQLYVSRGAGAWGPPVRVGAPSDITVVELASREA; encoded by the coding sequence ATGGCCGTTCTCGGGGTCCTCGTGGGCCTGGCCGTGCTCGCGGCCTTCGCCGCCCTCCACTGGTACGCGTGGCGCCGGCTCGTGCGCGACACGACGGCCGGGCCGGGGCGCGCCCGGCGCGCCGGCACGGTGGTCTTCGTGGCCGGGCCGCTGCTGATGTTCACCGCGCTCGTGGCCGGACGGGCCGGTGCGCCCTTCCCGCTCCAGCGGATCCTCGCCTGGCCCGGCTATCTGTGGCTGGCCCTCTCGCTCTACCTGCTGCTGGCGTTGCTGGTGGGGGAGTTGGTGCGGCCGCTGCTGGGGTGGTGGATCGGCCGGACGCGGTCCGGGAGGGAGACGGGGCACTCCGTAGAGGGCGAGTTCGGGGAGCGCGCCTCCGTAGAGGCCGCGCCCAAGGAGCCCGTCTCCGTAGAGGCCGGTTCCGAAAAGCCCGTCTCCGTAGAGGCCGCCCCCGCCGCCCCCGTCACCCCCACCCTCACCCCCACTCCCTCCCGCCGCCTCTTCGTGTCCCGGGTCGTCGGGGGCGCCGTTGCCGCCGCCGCCGTGGGAACCGTCGGGTACGGGACGTACGGCGTGCTCAGTGGGCCCAAGGTGAAGCGGGTCACCGTGCCGCTCGCCAAACTGCCGCGCGGGGCGCACGGGTTCCGGATCGCCGTCGTCAGCGACGTCCACCTCGGGCCGATCCTCGGGCGCGGCTTCACGCAGCGCGTGGTCGACACCGTCAACGCCACGCAGCCCGATCTGATCGCCGTGGTGGGCGACTTGGTGGACGGCAGCGTCGAGGACCTCGGCCCGGCCGCCGCCCCGCTCGCCGGGCTGCGGTCGCGGCACGGCGCGTACTTCGTCACGGGCAACCACGAGTACTTCTCCGGGGCCGAGCAGTGGGTCGACCACGTACGCGAACTCGGCCTGCACCCGCTGCGGAACGCCCGTACGGAGCTGCCCGGCTTCGACCTCGCCGGTGTCGACGACGTGGCGGGCGAGGACGAGGGCGAGGGCCCCGACTTCGCCAGGGCCCTCGGCGACCGGGACCGCTCACGGGCCTCGGTGCTCCTCGCGCACCAGCCGGTGGTCATCCACGACGCCGTGAAGCACGGCGTCGACCTGCAACTCTCCGGTCACACCCACGGCGGCCAACTGTGGCCGGGCAACCTCGTGGCGGACCTCGCCAACCCCACGCTCGCGGGCCTGGAGCGGTACGGCGACACGCAGCTCTACGTGAGCCGGGGCGCGGGCGCGTGGGGGCCGCCGGTGCGCGTGGGGGCGCCGTCGGACATCACGGTGGTGGAGCTGGCCTCGCGGGAGGCTTGA
- a CDS encoding MFS transporter encodes MPLPLSRLRDHPLLGNRPFRLLFLGRTLSLIGDAVIPAALALAVLRATGSSSALALVLGCAMGPRLLLLPLGGVVADRFDARTVALVTDLVRCGAQLFVGMELLGGEPRLWHIAAAEAVGGAASAFAMPTLPRLITGAVAEKDRHGANSLFGVVRSGTQLAGPALAGLLIASAGPGWAFVLDAVSFAVSACLLSAVRIRHEAPAGPRRSLRKDLVEGWQEVRRRDWYWTSLVAHAAWNGAAAVLMTLGPALAVEELGGEEVWIGILQAGAVGLLLGSLLAGRARPKRPVLMANLGLATYALPLALLAAQAPASAVIAAYGLAQAGLGFLSPVWATSVQAAIPSGVLARVTSYDWLLSMAAMPLGYVLAPLMANAWGAGPPLWIAAAVVGVACAGTAAVPGVRRFTLPVSTAEPERGPGGLPPAAEKVIPLKPPARPAPPP; translated from the coding sequence ATGCCGCTGCCGCTGTCCCGCCTCCGGGACCACCCGCTCCTCGGTAACCGTCCCTTCCGGCTGCTCTTCCTCGGCCGCACCCTCTCCCTCATCGGCGACGCCGTCATCCCCGCGGCCCTCGCCCTCGCCGTGCTCCGCGCCACCGGATCCAGCTCCGCCCTGGCCCTCGTCCTCGGCTGCGCGATGGGGCCCCGGCTGCTCCTGCTGCCGCTCGGCGGAGTCGTCGCGGACCGCTTCGACGCCCGTACCGTCGCCCTCGTCACCGACCTGGTGCGCTGCGGGGCACAGCTCTTCGTGGGCATGGAACTGCTGGGCGGCGAGCCCCGGTTGTGGCACATCGCCGCCGCGGAGGCCGTCGGCGGCGCCGCCTCCGCCTTCGCCATGCCGACCCTGCCGCGGCTGATCACCGGCGCGGTCGCCGAGAAGGACCGGCACGGCGCCAACTCCCTGTTCGGCGTCGTCAGGAGCGGCACCCAGCTCGCGGGGCCCGCACTCGCCGGGCTGCTGATCGCCTCGGCGGGCCCCGGCTGGGCCTTCGTCCTGGACGCCGTCTCCTTCGCCGTCAGCGCCTGCCTGCTCTCGGCCGTCCGCATCCGCCACGAGGCGCCCGCGGGGCCGCGCCGCTCGCTGCGCAAGGATCTCGTCGAGGGCTGGCAGGAGGTGCGCCGCCGGGACTGGTACTGGACGAGCCTGGTCGCCCACGCCGCCTGGAACGGCGCCGCCGCCGTCCTCATGACCCTCGGTCCTGCCCTCGCCGTGGAGGAGTTGGGCGGCGAGGAGGTGTGGATCGGCATCCTCCAGGCGGGCGCGGTCGGGCTGCTGCTCGGCTCCCTGCTCGCCGGACGGGCCCGGCCGAAGCGGCCGGTCCTGATGGCCAACCTGGGCCTGGCGACGTACGCCCTGCCGCTCGCGCTGCTCGCCGCCCAGGCCCCCGCGTCCGCCGTCATCGCCGCCTACGGCCTCGCGCAGGCCGGGCTCGGCTTCCTCAGCCCCGTCTGGGCGACGTCGGTGCAGGCGGCGATACCGTCCGGCGTGCTGGCCCGCGTCACGTCGTACGACTGGCTGCTCTCGATGGCCGCGATGCCGCTCGGTTACGTCCTGGCGCCGCTCATGGCGAACGCCTGGGGCGCCGGCCCGCCGCTGTGGATCGCCGCGGCCGTCGTGGGCGTGGCCTGCGCGGGGACGGCGGCGGTGCCGGGCGTCCGCCGGTTCACGCTGCCCGTCAGCACGGCCGAGCCGGAACGGGGGCCGGGCGGCCTCCCGCCGGCCGCCGAGAAGGTCATCCCCCTCAAGCCTCCCGCGAGGCCAGCTCCACCACCGTGA
- a CDS encoding MarR family transcriptional regulator has translation MTEKRQEQDRDWTDAHVERWLPVLPTLDPDIEGAVTRMSRLTVHLRRVREQSLVDFELDRQEFDTLHKLAGRGGAASPSELAADLDLAPASVTGRLDGLERRGLVRRTPSRKDRRRVDVELTAAGRSTWRGAMAVLGHEEERLLGALPARERALLADMLRRIMLMAERDAGAERGSEG, from the coding sequence ATGACGGAGAAGCGGCAGGAGCAGGACCGGGACTGGACCGACGCTCACGTCGAGCGGTGGCTGCCGGTGCTGCCCACGCTCGACCCGGACATCGAGGGCGCGGTCACCCGCATGAGCAGGCTCACCGTCCACCTGCGCCGCGTACGCGAACAGTCCCTCGTCGACTTCGAGCTGGACCGCCAGGAGTTCGACACCCTGCACAAGCTGGCGGGCCGCGGGGGCGCCGCGAGCCCCTCGGAGCTGGCCGCGGACCTGGACCTCGCGCCGGCCTCCGTCACCGGCCGCCTGGACGGCCTGGAGCGCCGTGGCCTGGTGCGCCGTACGCCCTCGCGGAAGGACCGCCGCCGGGTCGACGTGGAGCTGACGGCGGCGGGCAGGTCGACGTGGCGCGGCGCGATGGCGGTCCTCGGCCACGAGGAGGAGCGCCTGCTCGGCGCGCTCCCCGCGCGGGAGCGCGCGCTCCTGGCCGACATGCTGCGCCGGATCATGCTGATGGCGGAGCGGGACGCGGGGGCGGAGCGGGGGAGCGAGGGGTGA
- a CDS encoding VOC family protein has translation MSDNQSVGLSVDQFTDPPAGRRADPAAELLGFDNVLLPVGDLGEAVGFYERAGFPVSFRLDEIGLAILKVGKETPGVLLRVEDGIVPRTPPWPSPRVWLEVPDARAKGRALADAGVVLLAEPFSVATGWTVEIADPWGNVIGFTDYLKRPELARSS, from the coding sequence ATGTCAGACAACCAGTCGGTCGGCCTGTCCGTTGACCAGTTCACCGACCCGCCCGCGGGCCGCCGCGCCGACCCCGCCGCGGAGCTCCTCGGCTTCGACAACGTCCTGCTTCCCGTGGGCGACCTCGGCGAGGCCGTCGGGTTCTACGAGCGCGCCGGGTTCCCGGTCTCGTTCCGGCTCGACGAGATCGGGCTCGCCATCCTGAAGGTGGGCAAGGAGACCCCGGGCGTCCTGCTGCGCGTGGAGGACGGCATCGTGCCGCGTACGCCGCCGTGGCCCTCACCCCGCGTATGGCTGGAGGTCCCGGACGCCCGCGCCAAGGGCCGGGCCCTCGCCGACGCGGGGGTCGTGCTGCTCGCCGAGCCGTTCTCCGTCGCCACCGGCTGGACCGTGGAGATCGCCGACCCGTGGGGCAACGTCATCGGCTTCACGGACTACCTCAAGCGACCGGAGCTGGCGCGCAGCTCCTGA
- a CDS encoding succinate dehydrogenase iron-sulfur subunit: MATPTLEKEDAKPEAGFADSPYITITLRVRRFNPEVSADATWEDFQLEIDPKERVLDALHKVKWDMDGTLTFRRSCAHGICGSDAMRINGKNRLACKTLIKDINPGKPITVEPIKGLTVLKDLVVDMDPFFQAYRDVMPFLVTKGNEPTRERLQSAEDRERFDDTTKCILCAACTSSCPVFWNDGQYFGPAAIVNAHRFIFDSRDEAGEQRLEILNDKDGVWRCRTTFNCTDACPRGIEVTKAIQEVKRALITRRY, translated from the coding sequence ATGGCTACCCCGACCCTCGAGAAGGAAGACGCCAAGCCCGAGGCGGGCTTCGCCGACTCCCCGTACATCACGATCACCCTGCGCGTGCGCCGCTTCAACCCCGAGGTCTCGGCGGACGCCACGTGGGAAGACTTCCAGCTGGAGATCGACCCGAAGGAGCGTGTCCTCGACGCCCTCCACAAGGTCAAGTGGGACATGGACGGCACGCTGACGTTCCGTCGCTCCTGCGCGCACGGCATCTGCGGCTCGGACGCCATGCGGATCAACGGCAAGAACCGCCTCGCCTGCAAGACCCTGATCAAGGACATCAACCCGGGCAAGCCGATCACGGTCGAGCCCATCAAGGGTCTGACGGTCCTGAAGGACCTGGTCGTCGACATGGACCCGTTCTTCCAGGCGTACCGCGACGTGATGCCCTTCCTCGTCACGAAGGGCAACGAGCCGACGCGCGAGCGTCTGCAGTCCGCCGAGGACCGCGAGCGCTTCGACGACACGACGAAGTGCATCCTGTGCGCCGCGTGCACGTCCTCGTGCCCGGTGTTCTGGAACGACGGCCAGTACTTCGGCCCGGCCGCGATCGTCAACGCGCACCGCTTCATCTTCGACTCGCGTGACGAGGCGGGCGAGCAGCGCCTGGAGATCCTGAACGACAAGGACGGCGTGTGGCGTTGCCGCACGACGTTCAACTGCACGGACGCGTGCCCGCGTGGCATCGAGGTCACGAAGGCGATCCAGGAGGTCAAGCGTGCGCTGATCACGCGCCGCTACTGA
- the sdhA gene encoding succinate dehydrogenase flavoprotein subunit produces the protein MKIHKYDTVIVGAGGAGMRAAIEATKRSRTAVLTKLYPTRSHTGAAQGGMAAALANVEEDNWEWHTFDTIKGGDYLVDQDAAEILAKEAIDAVLDLEKMGLPFNRTPDGTIDQRRFGGHTRNHGEAAVRRSCYAADRTGHMILQTLYQNCVKEGVEFFNEFYVLDQIIVEVDGVKKSAGVVAYELATGEIHVFQAKSVIYASGGTGKFFKVTSNAHTLTGDGQAACYRRGLPLEDMEFFQFHPTGIWRMGILLTEGARGEGGILRNKDGERFMEKYAPVMKDLASRDVVSRSIYTEIREGRGCGPEGDHVYLDLTHLPPEQLDAKLPDITEFARTYLGIEPYTDPIPIQPTAHYAMGGIPTNVQGEVLADNTTVVPGLYAAGEVACVSVHGANRLGTNSLLDINVFGKRAGIAAAEYAAKADFVELPENPEELVVSQVERLRDATGTERVAELRKELQETMDANVMVFRTEQTIKTAVEKIAELRERYLNVSIQDKGKRFNTDLLEAIELGNLLDLAEVMAQSALARKESRGGHYREDFPNRDDVNFMRHTMAYREVGDDGTETIRLDYKPVVQTRYQPMERKY, from the coding sequence GTGAAGATTCACAAGTACGACACCGTCATCGTCGGCGCGGGCGGCGCCGGCATGCGCGCCGCCATCGAGGCGACGAAGCGCAGCCGCACCGCCGTGCTCACCAAGCTGTACCCCACCCGCTCCCACACGGGCGCCGCGCAGGGCGGCATGGCCGCCGCGCTCGCCAACGTGGAGGAGGACAACTGGGAGTGGCACACCTTCGACACGATCAAGGGCGGCGACTACCTGGTCGACCAGGACGCCGCCGAGATCCTGGCGAAGGAGGCCATCGACGCGGTCCTCGACCTGGAGAAGATGGGCCTGCCGTTCAACCGCACGCCGGACGGCACCATCGACCAGCGGCGCTTCGGCGGTCACACCCGTAACCACGGCGAGGCCGCCGTGCGCCGCTCCTGCTACGCCGCGGACCGCACCGGCCACATGATCCTCCAGACGCTGTACCAGAACTGCGTCAAGGAGGGTGTGGAGTTCTTCAACGAGTTCTACGTCCTCGACCAGATCATCGTCGAGGTGGACGGGGTCAAGAAGAGCGCGGGCGTCGTCGCGTACGAGCTGGCGACCGGCGAGATCCACGTCTTCCAGGCGAAGTCCGTGATCTACGCGTCCGGCGGCACCGGCAAGTTCTTCAAGGTGACCTCGAACGCGCACACGCTCACCGGTGACGGCCAGGCGGCCTGCTACCGGCGCGGGCTGCCGCTGGAGGACATGGAGTTCTTCCAGTTCCACCCGACCGGCATCTGGCGCATGGGCATCCTCCTCACGGAGGGCGCCCGCGGTGAGGGCGGCATCCTCCGCAACAAGGACGGCGAGCGCTTCATGGAGAAGTACGCGCCGGTCATGAAGGACCTCGCGTCCCGTGACGTCGTCTCGCGCTCCATCTACACGGAGATCCGTGAGGGCCGCGGCTGCGGTCCCGAGGGCGACCACGTCTACCTCGACCTCACGCACCTCCCGCCGGAGCAGCTGGACGCCAAGCTCCCGGACATCACGGAGTTCGCGCGCACGTACCTCGGCATCGAGCCCTACACGGACCCGATCCCGATCCAGCCGACCGCGCACTACGCCATGGGCGGCATCCCGACCAACGTCCAGGGTGAGGTCCTCGCCGACAACACCACGGTCGTCCCGGGCCTGTACGCCGCGGGCGAGGTCGCCTGTGTCTCGGTGCACGGCGCCAACCGCCTCGGCACCAACTCGCTCCTGGACATCAACGTCTTCGGCAAGCGCGCGGGCATCGCCGCCGCCGAGTACGCGGCGAAGGCCGACTTCGTCGAGCTGCCGGAGAACCCGGAGGAGCTGGTCGTCTCCCAGGTCGAGCGCCTGCGCGACGCCACGGGCACCGAGCGGGTCGCCGAGCTCCGCAAGGAGCTGCAGGAGACCATGGACGCCAACGTCATGGTGTTCCGCACGGAGCAGACGATCAAGACGGCGGTGGAGAAGATCGCGGAGCTCCGCGAGCGCTACCTCAACGTCTCGATCCAGGACAAGGGCAAGCGGTTCAACACCGACCTCCTGGAGGCCATCGAGCTGGGCAACCTGCTCGACCTCGCCGAGGTCATGGCGCAGTCCGCGCTGGCCCGCAAGGAGTCCCGCGGCGGTCACTACCGCGAGGACTTCCCGAACCGCGACGACGTCAACTTCATGCGCCACACCATGGCGTACCGCGAGGTCGGCGACGACGGCACGGAGACGATCCGTCTCGACTACAAGCCGGTCGTCCAGACCCGCTACCAGCCGATGGAGCGTAAGTACTGA
- a CDS encoding succinate dehydrogenase hydrophobic membrane anchor subunit, which yields MSADTTLDKSGTSGASGVGPVEGASLYDVDHPAPLIEAPRKRTSKTPRSTRGNFEMAAWLFMRLSGVVLVVLVLGHLLIQLVLDGGVSKIGFAFVAGRWASPFWQVWDLLMLWLAMLHGANGLRTVINDYAERPNTRLWLKGLLYTATVFTILLGTLVIFTFDPNIR from the coding sequence ATGTCTGCTGACACCACGCTCGATAAGTCCGGAACGTCCGGGGCCTCCGGAGTCGGTCCCGTCGAGGGCGCCTCGCTCTACGACGTCGACCACCCGGCCCCGCTCATCGAGGCGCCCCGCAAGCGCACCTCCAAGACCCCGCGCTCGACCCGCGGCAACTTCGAGATGGCCGCATGGCTCTTCATGCGCCTGTCCGGAGTCGTCCTCGTCGTCCTCGTCCTCGGTCACCTGCTGATCCAGCTGGTGCTCGACGGCGGCGTCTCGAAGATCGGCTTCGCGTTCGTCGCCGGCCGCTGGGCCTCGCCGTTCTGGCAGGTCTGGGACCTGCTGATGCTGTGGCTCGCGATGCTGCACGGCGCCAACGGCCTGCGCACGGTCATCAACGACTACGCGGAGCGCCCGAACACGCGTCTGTGGCTCAAGGGCCTGCTGTACACCGCCACGGTGTTCACCATCCTTCTGGGCACGCTGGTGATCTTCACCTTCGACCCGAACATCCGCTAA
- the sdhC gene encoding succinate dehydrogenase, cytochrome b556 subunit: MPAGTLYRGREGMWSWVAHRVTGVLIFFFLFVHVLDTALVRVSPEAYDDVVSTYKTPLVALLEYGLVAAILFHALNGLRVIAVDFWSKGPRYQKQMLWTVVGIWVVLMVGALYPVLGHAVREVFGS, from the coding sequence GTGCCGGCTGGAACGCTGTACCGCGGCCGGGAAGGAATGTGGTCCTGGGTGGCTCATCGAGTCACCGGCGTCCTCATCTTCTTCTTCCTGTTCGTGCATGTGCTCGACACCGCTCTCGTCCGCGTCTCCCCGGAGGCGTACGACGACGTCGTCAGCACCTACAAGACGCCCCTCGTCGCACTCCTCGAGTACGGCCTGGTCGCCGCCATCCTCTTCCACGCGCTCAACGGCCTGCGCGTCATCGCCGTCGACTTCTGGTCGAAGGGACCCCGCTACCAGAAGCAGATGCTCTGGACCGTCGTCGGCATCTGGGTCGTCCTGATGGTCGGGGCGCTCTACCCCGTCCTCGGCCACGCCGTCCGCGAAGTCTTCGGGAGCTGA
- a CDS encoding 2-oxo-4-hydroxy-4-carboxy-5-ureidoimidazoline decarboxylase, which yields MNSATPGAAEAALLTCCGSLRWARRVAAHRPYPDLDALLAASDEAAYDLSPADLTEALAREPLDPPGPRWGAPRATYTAAHTALRAAQAAYESRFGHTFVICLDDVASDEALDHLLSGLRSRLGNDPEEERAIAADELRLLARGRLTRLTLRHTGANTADITADDAAEPTRPPSRPDSPYVPV from the coding sequence CTGAACTCCGCCACGCCGGGCGCGGCCGAGGCCGCCCTCCTCACCTGCTGCGGAAGCCTGCGCTGGGCCCGCCGCGTCGCCGCCCACCGGCCCTATCCGGACCTCGACGCGCTGCTCGCCGCCTCCGACGAGGCGGCGTACGACCTCTCGCCCGCCGACCTCACCGAGGCCCTGGCCCGCGAACCCCTCGACCCGCCGGGCCCCCGGTGGGGAGCGCCCCGGGCCACGTACACCGCCGCGCACACCGCACTGCGCGCCGCCCAGGCCGCGTACGAGAGCCGCTTCGGTCACACGTTCGTGATCTGCCTCGACGACGTCGCCTCCGACGAGGCCCTGGACCATCTGCTCTCCGGCCTTCGGTCACGCCTCGGCAACGATCCGGAGGAGGAACGCGCCATCGCCGCGGACGAACTGCGGCTCCTGGCCCGCGGCCGCCTCACCCGCCTCACCCTGCGCCACACCGGCGCAAACACCGCCGATATCACCGCTGATGACGCCGCGGAGCCCACTCGTCCGCCCTCGCGCCCCGATAGCCCGTACGTGCCTGTTTGA
- a CDS encoding glycoside hydrolase family 20 protein encodes MTVALWPGGGGSDGSGPADPPRPPSDKESAASRAPSPSKSYPLSKAPATIPAVREHTAARGPGWRPAEGKGRVYVRDEDLADEGRLIAGELKLRYAGEGRARAGDVELALTSGADAGPESYTLSVRARTVRITAPDEAGVFYGTRTLKQEVAAGRTAPEGVVRDRPAKPQRGFMLDMARKHFDVAWIEDRIRELGDLKFNQLGLHFSDDQAFRIESDSHPEIVSADHLTKAQVRGILKLAASRHITVVPEIDSPGHLGAVIRAHPSLQLRDARGAVARGAVDISEPKAARIVDDLLKEYAELFPGRYWHLGADEYSALTVENPEASFPQLAAAARERYGPNGRVQDLATGWLNDRADTVRPYEKKLKAWNDGFFRGGRAEAADDLEVAYWTGKEIGAREPVEYLKAGRDLVNYNDEYLYYVLGEPNEFRYPTGQRIYESWTPRVIRGTRPVSAEYDDQILGGSFAVWCDLARSQTQEQVARGIRMPLRATVQKLWDPRTPTISWSEFVKLADTVR; translated from the coding sequence CTGACCGTCGCGCTGTGGCCCGGCGGTGGCGGGAGTGACGGGAGCGGCCCGGCGGATCCGCCCCGGCCCCCGTCGGACAAGGAGTCCGCCGCCTCGCGCGCGCCGAGCCCCAGCAAGAGCTACCCCCTGTCGAAGGCCCCGGCGACCATCCCGGCCGTGCGGGAGCACACCGCCGCCCGCGGCCCTGGCTGGCGCCCCGCCGAGGGCAAGGGCCGCGTGTACGTCCGGGACGAGGACCTGGCCGACGAGGGCCGCCTGATCGCCGGCGAGCTGAAACTCCGGTACGCCGGGGAGGGACGCGCCCGCGCGGGTGACGTGGAACTGGCGCTCACGTCCGGGGCGGACGCCGGCCCGGAGTCGTACACCCTGTCCGTGAGGGCGCGGACGGTGCGGATCACCGCGCCCGACGAGGCCGGTGTGTTCTACGGGACCCGGACCCTCAAGCAGGAGGTGGCGGCAGGCCGGACGGCCCCCGAGGGCGTCGTGCGGGACCGGCCCGCCAAGCCGCAGCGGGGTTTCATGCTGGACATGGCCCGCAAGCACTTCGACGTGGCGTGGATCGAGGACCGGATCCGCGAGCTGGGCGACCTGAAGTTCAACCAGCTCGGCCTGCACTTCTCCGACGATCAGGCCTTCCGCATCGAGTCGGACTCGCACCCCGAGATCGTCTCCGCCGACCACCTCACCAAGGCCCAGGTGCGCGGCATCCTGAAGCTCGCCGCGAGCCGGCACATCACCGTCGTGCCGGAGATCGACTCGCCGGGCCACCTCGGCGCCGTCATCCGGGCGCACCCCTCGCTCCAGCTCCGGGACGCCCGGGGCGCCGTCGCGCGCGGCGCGGTCGACATCTCCGAGCCGAAGGCCGCGCGGATCGTCGACGACCTCCTGAAGGAGTACGCCGAGCTCTTCCCCGGCCGCTACTGGCACCTCGGCGCCGACGAGTACAGCGCCCTGACGGTCGAGAACCCCGAGGCGTCCTTCCCGCAGCTGGCCGCCGCAGCCCGCGAGCGGTACGGGCCGAACGGCCGGGTGCAGGACCTGGCGACGGGGTGGCTCAACGACCGGGCCGACACCGTGCGCCCGTACGAGAAGAAGCTCAAGGCGTGGAACGACGGCTTCTTCCGGGGCGGGCGGGCCGAGGCCGCCGACGACCTGGAGGTCGCGTACTGGACGGGCAAGGAGATCGGCGCCCGCGAGCCCGTGGAGTATCTGAAGGCCGGGCGAGACCTCGTCAATTACAACGACGAGTATCTCTATTACGTCCTCGGGGAGCCCAACGAATTCCGCTATCCGACCGGGCAGCGGATCTACGAGAGCTGGACCCCCCGGGTGATCCGCGGCACGCGGCCGGTGAGCGCGGAGTACGACGACCAGATCCTCGGCGGCTCCTTCGCGGTCTGGTGCGATCTGGCCCGTTCCCAGACCCAGGAGCAGGTCGCGCGGGGTATCCGCATGCCGCTGCGGGCCACCGTCCAGAAGCTCTGGGATCCGCGCACGCCCACTATTTCCTGGAGCGAATTCGTGAAACTCGCTGATACGGTCCGTTAG